The following are encoded together in the Glycine soja cultivar W05 chromosome 5, ASM419377v2, whole genome shotgun sequence genome:
- the LOC114413426 gene encoding uncharacterized protein LOC114413426 — MDARFKNFLGFAANHSANAFKILGSSMQIEGRGADYHGTDTILRLDSPGSSIPTSVPSSKGTKRKWDLIDGCMGQRVDSSLSLGLGRSSSSSDSKGSSAAACTAMSSAKDIDEESSMDIELDFFLHLGSEKVQSHKKPVNSNLKTLELQPKFDLELSLSTGPCESDITSVHLNPSPLQLNMEIPLTFSGTQNTDEGSTSCSWQPGIVLPSSKMSSNTGTNFLLSQSSKQFDHSPIVVDLSSTGPKSSVTCTSGLTQQQQPLHRPGNSKTCQVEGCGKGARGASGRCISHGGGRRCQKPGCHKGAEGRTVYCKAHGGGRRCEFLGCTKSAEGRTDFCIAHGGGRRCSHEGCTRAARGKSGLCIRHGGGKRCQRENCTKSAEGLSGLCISHGGGRRCQVPGCTKGAQGSTMFCKAHGGGKRCTAPGCTKGAEGSTPYCKGHGGGKRCTYQGGGVCTKSVHGGTNFCVAHGGGKRCAVPGCTKSARGRTDHCVRHGGGKRCKFEGCGKSAQGSTDFCKAHGGGKRCSWGHPGSEYGIQQDGPCNSFARGKTGLCALHSGLVHDKRVHGGISLGSVVQDPHSSKADELKQVLIDKNMDVNMMKIGSSLGAAATCSDFEQLEAATAHVSVKEGGHLPMSVVVPEGRVHGGSLMAMLTGSSSRGSSSGRGLVSDPSEPIKGYPMPQSWI; from the coding sequence ATGGATGCGAGGTTCAAGAACTTTTTAGGATTTGCTGCTAATCATTCTGCAAATGCATTCAAGATTTTGGGCAGTTCAATGCAAATTGAAGGAAGGGGAGCTGATTATCATGGTACAGATACCATCTTACGACTTGATTCCCCTGGTTCTTCAATTCCCACCTCTGTGCCCTCTTCTAAGGGAACAAAAAGGAAGTGGGATTTAATTGATGGATGTATGGGTCAAAGAGTTGACTCTTCTTTGTCACTTGGGCTTGGGCGTTCAAGCAGTTCCTCAGACAGCAAGGGGAGTTCAGCTGCTGCTTGCACTGCTATGTCTTCAGCCAAAGATATTGATGAGGAATCATCTATGGATATTGAACTGgacttttttcttcatcttgGCTCTGAGAAGGTACAAAGCCATAAGAAACCTGTTAATTCAAATTTGAAGACATTGGAGCTGCAACCAAAATTTGATTTGGAGTTAAGCCTTTCCACTGGGCCCTGTGAGTCGGATATTACAAGCGTACATCTAAATCCATCACCTCTTCAATTGAATATGGAGATACCATTAACATTCAGTGGGACACAAAATACAGATGAGGGATCAACTTCATGTAGCTGGCAGCCAGGGATTGTTTTGCCATCTTCTAAGATGTCATCAAATACAGgtactaattttcttttaagtcAGTCATCGAAGCAGTTTGATCATAGTCCCATTGTTGTGGACCTCTCGTCAACCGGACCAAAAAGTTCAGTCACCTGCACTTCTGGGCTTACACAGCAGCAACAGCCACTACATCGCCCCGGTAATTCTAAAACATGTCAAGTGGAGGGATGTGGGAAGGGTGCCAGAGGTGCTTCTGGACGTTGTATATCTCATGGTGGGGGTAGGAGGTGTCAGAAACCTGGTTGCCACAAAGGAGCCGAGGGTCGTACAGTGTACTGCAAGGCACATGGAGGTGGCAGGCGATGTGAATTCCTTGGTTGCACAAAGAGTGCAGAAGGACGTACAGATTTCTGTATTGCCCATGGTGGTGGCCGGAGATGCAGTCATGAAGGTTGTACCCGGGCTGCCAGAGGGAAATCTGGATTATGCATCCGGCATGGTGGGGGCAAGAGATGCCAGAGAGAAAATTGTACCAAGAGTGCGGAAGGCCTATCAGGCCTTTGCATCTCACATGGTGGAGGGCGTCGATGCCAAGTTCCTGGATGTACAAAAGGGGCACAGGGGAGCACAATGTTTTGCAAAGCACATGGTGGGGGAAAACGGTGTACTGCACCAGGGTGCACCAAAGGTGCTGAGGGGAGCACCCCATATTGCAAGGGCCATGGAGGGGGAAAACGCTGTACATACCAGGGTGGTGGAGTATGCACTAAAAGTGTGCATGGAGGTACCAACTTCTGTGTGGCACATGGGGGTGGAAAGAGGTGTGCTGTACCAGGCTGCACAAAGAGTGCTAGAGGAAGGACTGATCATTGTGTCCGCCATGGGGGAGGCAAGAGATGTAAGTTCGAAGGCTGTGGAAAGAGTGCACAAGGCAGCACTGACTTTTGCAAAGCACATGGGGGAGGCAAGAGATGCTCTTGGGGCCATCCTGGTTCAGAATATGGCATCCAACAGGATGGTCCTTGCAATTCATTTGCAAGGGGGAAAACAGGTCTGTGTGCACTTCATAGTGGGCTAGTGCATGACAAGAGGGTTCATGGAGGCATCTCACTGGGATCTGTTGTTCAGGATCCTCATTCCAGTAAAGCAGATGAACTAAAGCAGGTACTCATTGACAAAAACATGGATGTAAATATGATGAAAATAGGGAGTAGCCTAGGCGCTGCTGCAACCTGTTCTGACTTCGAGCAGTTGGAAGCTGCAACTGCTCATGTCTCGGTTAAGGAAGGTGGTCACTTGCCAATGTCAGTTGTTGTTCCTGAAGGCAGGGTGCATGGTGGTAGTCTGATGGCAATGCTAACGGGGAGTTCTAGCCGTGGCTCAAGCAGCGGGAGAGGTCTAGTTAGTGATCCATCTGAACCAATCAAAGGTTACCCCATGCCCCAGAGTTGGATTTAA